A window of the Juglans microcarpa x Juglans regia isolate MS1-56 chromosome 5D, Jm3101_v1.0, whole genome shotgun sequence genome harbors these coding sequences:
- the LOC121264035 gene encoding chlorophyll a-b binding protein CP29.1, chloroplastic-like has protein sequence MAATTAAATSSFIGTRLPEVYSNSGRFQARFGFGGKKSPPKKSVKPTTDRPLWYPGAKAPEWLDGSLVGDYGFDPFGLGKPAEYLQFDLDSLDQNLAKNLAGDVIGTRFEAADVKSTPFQPYSEVFGLQRFRECELIHGRWAMLATLGALAVESLTGVTWQDAGKVELIEGSSYLGQPLPFSITTLIWIEVLVIGYIEFQRNAELDPEKRLYPGGKFFDPLGLASDPEKKATLQLAEIKHARLAMVGFLGFAVQAAVTGKGPLNNWATHLSDPLHTTIIDNFTS, from the exons ATGGCTGCAACCACTGCTGCTGCTACTTCCTCCTTCATTGGAACACGTCTGCCAGAAGTTTACTCCAACTCCGGCAGATTCCAAGCCCGATTTGGATTCGGAGGTAAGAAAAGCCCGCCCAAGAAATCGGTAAAGCCCACTACCGATCGTCCTCTCTGGTATCCGGGAGCCAAAGCTCCGGAATGGCTGGACGGGAGCTTGGTTGGTGATTACGGTTTCGACCCGTTCGGACTGGGCAAGCCCGCCGAGTACTTGCAGTTCGACTTGGACTCGTTGGACCAGAACCTGGCTAAGAATCTGGCCGGCGACGTGATCGGCACCCGATTCGAGGCCGCGGACGTGAAGTCGACCCCGTTCCAGCCCTACAGCGAAGTGTTCGGCTTGCAGAGGTTCCGTGAGTGCGAGCTCATCCATGGAAGGTGGGCCATGTTGGCCACACTCGGTGCACTCGCTGTTGAGTCGCTCACCGGCGTTACCTGGCAAGACGCCGGAAAG GTGGAGCTGATCGAAGGTTCTTCTTACCTTGGCCAACCCCTTCCATTCTCCATCACCACGTTGATATGGATTGAGGTTCTGGTAATTGGATACATCGAGTTCCAAAGGAACGCAGAGCTGGACCCGGAGAAGAGGCTTTACCCCGGCGGGAAGTTCTTTGACCCTCTAGGCTTGGCCTCCGACCCAGAGAAGAAGGCCACCCTCCAATTGGCAGAAATCAAGCACGCCCGCCTCGCCATGGTTGGCTTCCTTGGCTTTGCCGTCCAAGCTGCCGTCACCGGAAAAGGCCCTCTCAACAACTGGGCAACCCATTTGAGTGACCCTCTCCACACCACCATTATTGACAACTTCACCTCTTAA